A genome region from Cucumis sativus cultivar 9930 chromosome 4, Cucumber_9930_V3, whole genome shotgun sequence includes the following:
- the LOC101220002 gene encoding protein trichome birefringence-like 6, translated as MERQRSFIVKPTRFLVFTFTISSFIIIISFFSIWIVKNSPARPASFLLFNRTTTPVAVSFFRPVNLQTVTTFGRNFSRTDAVTTHFVDAHLRKSENLSTHLKKPDNVTGYGGIPVSGEERRENDMEEGRNDGGADGNTTEVRVSGGESLIKGIEVELPISDRIEKKDLKVSLEKLESSNEIVRKESHQCDLTKGKWVYDESYPIYSNSSCPFIDEGFDCEGNGRLDSNYKKLKWQPQDCGAYRFNATKMLELIRGKRLVFVGDSINRNQWESMLCMLFVAIKDPRKVYETHGRRITKKKGNYSFKFVDYKCTVEFYVSHFLVHEGKARLGRRRIQTLQIDTIDRGSSRWRGADVLVFNSAHWWSHFKTKSGINYYQERDQVLPKLDVNTAFRRALTTWASWVDKYIDTKKTRVFFRSSAPSHFRGGQWNSGGHCREATEPLNETSSLNYPEKNVIVEDVINQMKTPVTLLNITGLSDYRIDGHPSMYGKSFLNRKFSRGGEDCSHWCLPGVPDTWNELLYFHLKYKDMVK; from the exons ATGGAGCGACAAAGAAGCTTCATCGTTAAACCCACTAGATTCTTGGTTTTCACTTTCACAATCTCATCgtttatcattatcatttcgtttttttccatttggaTCGTTAAGAATTCCCCTGCTCGTCCTGCGagttttttgttattcaatAGAACTACTACCCCAGTTGCAGTGAGCTTTTTCAGACCCGTGAATCTTCAAACGGTGACCACTTTCGGGAGGAATTTCTCAAGAACTGATGCGGTTACTACTCATTTCGTCGATGCCCATTTGAGGAAATCTGAAAATCTTTCTACCCATTTGAAGAAGCCTGACAATGTTACTGGGTATGGTGGGATTCCGGTTTCCGGCgaggagaggagagagaacGACATGGAAGAAGGGAGAAATGACGGCGGTGCTGATGGGAATACCACTGAAGTTCGGGTAAGCGGCGGCGAGAGTTTGATTAAGGGAATTGAAGTGGAATTGCCCATTAGCGATAGAATTGAGAAGAAAGATTTGAAAGTTTCTTTGGAGAAATTGGAATCCTCGAACGAGATAGTGAGAAAAGAATCTCATCAGTGCGATTTAACAAAAGGGAAGTGGGTTTATGATGAGAGTTACCCAATTTACTCGAATAGTTCGTGTCCATTTATTGATGAAGGTTTTGATTGCGAGGGGAATGGAAGATTGGATTCGAactacaagaaattgaaatggCAACCCCAAGATTGTGGTGCTTACAG GTTTAATGCAACAAAAATGCTGGAACTGATTAGAGGGAAGAGATTGGTTTTCGTGGGAGATTCAATTAACAGAAACCAATGGGAATCTATGCTGTGTATGTTGTTTGTTGCCATTAAAGATCCAAGGAAGGTTTATGAAACTCATGGCCGAAGAATCACCAAGAAGAAAGGGAACTATAGCTTTAAGTTTGTG GATTACAAGTGTACTGTTGAGTTCTATGTGTCACATTTCCTTGTTCATGAGGGCAAAGCAAGGTTAGGAAGACGACGAATACAGACGCTGCAGATCGATACCATTGATCGAGGATCATCGAGATGGCGAGGAGCCGATGTTTTGGTTTTCAACTCTGCCCATTGGTGGTctcatttcaaaacaaaatcagg GATCAATTACTACCAAGAAAGAGATCAAGTTCTTCCTAAACTTGATGTAAATACCGCATTTAGAAGAGCTCTAACAACTTGGGCTTCATGGGTTGACAAATACATTGATACAAAGAAAACCCGAGTTTTCTTTCGAAGTTCAGCACCATCCCATTTCAG AGGAGGGCAGTGGAATTCAGGTGGGCATTGTAGAGAAGCAACAGAGCCTCTAAATGAAACATCAAGCTTGAATTATCCTGAAAAGAATGTAATTGTAGAAGATGTCATAAATCAGATGAAAACTCCTGTTACTTTGTTGAACATAACTGGTTTATCAGATTATCGGATCGACGGCCACCCGTCCATGTACGGGAAATCATTTTTGAATAGGAAGTTTTCAAGAGGAGGTGAAGATTGTAGCCATTGGTGCCTTCCAGGTGTCCCTGATACATGGAATGAGTTATTGTATTTCCATCTGAAATATAAAGACATGGtgaaatga
- the LOC101220476 gene encoding calvin cycle protein CP12-2, chloroplastic, which yields MATISGVNLSSPRIMAKAAKTPKVQLLNVGWLRCSWKQSAQLGAIRLRVPPVHAAPDKISDKVEESIKNAEEACAGDPVSGECAAAWDEVEELSAAASHARDRKKESDPLESYCKDNPETEECRTYDN from the coding sequence ATGGCTACCATTTCTGGGGTGAACCTCTCAAGTCCAAGAATCATGGCCAAGGCAGCTAAGACACCTAAAGTACAGCTTCTCAATGTTGGGTGGCTCCGCTGCTCGTGGAAGCAATCGGCCCAACTTGGAGCCATAAGGTTGAGAGTTCCACCGGTTCACGCTGCACCGGATAAGATATCAGATAAGGTAGAAGAGAGCATAAAAAATGCAGAGGAGGCTTGTGCAGGTGACCCCGTGAGTGGGGAGTGTGCTGCAGCATGGGACGAAGTTGAGGAATTAAGCGCAGCAGCAAGCCATGCTCGTGACAGAAAGAAGGAATCTGATCCATTGGAAAGCTACTGCAAGGACAACCCAGAGACTGAGGAATGTCGCACCTACGACAATTGA
- the LOC101220240 gene encoding uncharacterized protein LOC101220240, translating into MALCSTRFLFILFILSAIPIAFLISLELANPPSHVYYYHSTGYFRECAKWDDLGRRFLVGFMSGGGVGQVSVPDDYTPETILEEVPVIKDADLQGNASLGIVVDRPRNRLLVVFADLLANKYSGLAAYDLSSWKRQFLTHLSGPNDEKSFADDVAVDSEGNAYVTDAKNNKIWKVGVDGKFLSTINSPLFISKQWYKNLVGLNGIVYHPDGYLLVIHTFSGSLYKIDLVKGEEVKLINVTGGSLMLGDGLELLSPTKLVVAGNPAGRLVESTDGWETASLVSTCSGLKHRLATSATVKNGRVYLSHMIGIGYPKKKHALVEAVFSA; encoded by the exons ATGGCTCTTTGCTCCACCAGATTTCTCTTCATTCTCTTCATACTTTCAGCCATTCCCATCGCATTCCTCATCTCCCTCGAGCTCGCTAACCCCCCTTCCCATGTCTATTACTACCACAGCACCGGTTACTTTAGGGAGTGTGCCAAATGGGACGATCTCGGCCGCCGTTTCTTGGTCGGATTCATGAGCGGCGGCGGCGTTGGCCAGGTTTCCGTCCCCGATGATTACACGCCGGAGACCATTCTTGAGGAAGTTCCCGTCATCAAGGATGCTGACTTGCAGGGGAATGCTTCTCTTGGGATTGTTGTTGACCGCCCCAGAAATCGACTGCTTGTGGTTTTCGCCGATTTGCTTGCCAACAAGTACAGCGGACTTGCAGCGTATGATCTCTCGTCATGGAAACGGCAATTTCTGACTCATCTTAGTGGCCCGA ATGATGAGAAATCCTTTGCGGATGACGTTGCCGTAGATTCCGAAGGGAATGCATATGTCACCGATGCcaagaacaacaaaatatgGAAGGTTGGAGTCGATGGAAAGTTTTTATCTACGATCAATAGTCCACTATTCATTTCAAAGCAATGGTACAAGAACTTGGTTGGTTTGAATGGCATAGTTTATCATCCAGATGGATATTTGTTAGTTATTCATACATTTAGTGGAAGTTTGTACAAGATAGATTTAGTCAAAGGGGAGGAAGTTAAGTTGATCAATGTAACTGGAGGTAGTCTGATGCTTGGAGATGGTCTAGAACTACTTTCTCCAACCAAACTTGTAGTTGCAGGAAACCCAGCAGGAAGATTGGTGGAGAGCACCGACGGGTGGGAAACTGCTTCTTTGGTGTCGACATGTTCGGGGCTCAAGCATCGGTTGGCCACGTCTGCAACGGTGAAGAATGGTAGGGTGTACCTGAGCCACATGATCGGTATTGGGTATCCAAAGAAAAAGCATGCTCTTGTAGAGGCAGTTTTTTCTGCATAG
- the LOC101220715 gene encoding bZIP transcription factor 53: MASIPRQTSSGSNGASPPSALPDERKRKRMQSNRESARRSRMRKQKQLEDLAGEVSRLQTANNQLVQSIGAKEQAFVQVDNMNNVLRAQAMELTDRLRSLNSVLHIVEEVSGLAMDIPEIPDPLLKPWEFSRPVLPVADAFLC, from the coding sequence atggctTCTATTCCTAGGCAAACCAGTTCGGGATCTAATGGGGCTTCTCCTCCATCTGCTCTTCCTGatgagaggaagaggaagcGGATGCAATCTAACCGTGAATCGGCTCGGAGATCTCGGATGAGAAAGCAGAAGCAATTGGAGGATCTTGCTGGTGAGGTAAGCCGATTACAAACTGCCAATAATCAGCTTGTGCAGAGCATTGGTGCCAAGGAGCAAGCTTTTGTTCAAGTCGACAACATGAATAATGTTCTCAGGGCTCAAGCTATGGAACTCACTGATCGTCTGCGCTCCTTGAACTCTGTCCTTCATATTGTTGAGGAGGTTAGCGGCCTTGCTATGGATATCCCTGAAATACCCGATCCGCTCTTGAAGCCCTGGGAGTTCTCTCGCCCAGTTCTGCCTGTAGCTGACGCGTTTCTCTGTTAG
- the LOC101220948 gene encoding uncharacterized protein LOC101220948 isoform X1, translating into MEEVFVYVEEFPFQTSYDVSRCRICHEEEFESPLQLEAPCSCSGTIKFAHRDCIQRWCSEKGSTVCEICLQNYEPGYTAPSKKPHHADPPSVTLRDGVEIPRSEDEETAEPASSPDDDSASVSACSTTADRGASCCKSVALTFTLVLLVRHFYDVVAVGTADYPFTLATVLILRASGIIFPMYVIIRTVTAIQNSVRRNRYQYRYRNHEDSDDDDDDISSFEDDDRRLHHIV; encoded by the exons ATGGAGGAAGTATTTGTATATGTGGAGGAGTTTCCATTTCAAACGTCCTACGACGTTTCGCGCTGTAGGATTTGCCACGAAGAAGAATTCGAAAGCCCTCTCCAACTTGAAGCCCCCTGTTCTTGTTCAGGTACCATtaag tTTGCTCATAGAGATTGTATTCAGAGATGGTGCAGCGAAAAAGGCAGCACGGTTTGTGAAATTTGTCTCCAG AATTACGAACCTGGATATACTGCACCTTCTAAGAAGCCTCATCACGCCGATCCTCCAAGTGTCACCCTTAG GGATGGTGTGGAAATCCCGAGAAGCGAGGACGAAGAGACGGCAGAGCCGGCATCGTCACCCGATGACGACAGCGCGTCCGTCTCCGCCTGCTCCACCACCGCTGACCGTGGTGCCTCCTGCTGTAAATCAGTCGCTCTTACT TTTACTTTAGTGTTGTTGGTGAGACATTTCTATGATGTGGTTGCTGTTGGCACTGCTGATTATCCATTTACACTTGCCACT gtgCTTATTTTAAGAGCCAGTGGAATTATTTTTCCTATGTACGTGATAATTCGAACGGTTACTGCTATTCAAAACAGTGTTCGTCGAAATCGGTATCAGTATCGATATCGGAATCACGAG GATtctgatgatgatgatgatgatatttCCAGctttgaagatgatgataGAAGACTGCATCATATTGTCTAA
- the LOC101220948 gene encoding uncharacterized protein LOC101220948 isoform X2 produces the protein MWRSFHFKRPTTFRAVGFATKKNSKALSNLKPPVLVQFAHRDCIQRWCSEKGSTVCEICLQNYEPGYTAPSKKPHHADPPSVTLRDGVEIPRSEDEETAEPASSPDDDSASVSACSTTADRGASCCKSVALTFTLVLLVRHFYDVVAVGTADYPFTLATVLILRASGIIFPMYVIIRTVTAIQNSVRRNRYQYRYRNHEDSDDDDDDISSFEDDDRRLHHIV, from the exons ATGTGGAGGAGTTTCCATTTCAAACGTCCTACGACGTTTCGCGCTGTAGGATTTGCCACGAAGAAGAATTCGAAAGCCCTCTCCAACTTGAAGCCCCCTGTTCTTGTTCAG tTTGCTCATAGAGATTGTATTCAGAGATGGTGCAGCGAAAAAGGCAGCACGGTTTGTGAAATTTGTCTCCAG AATTACGAACCTGGATATACTGCACCTTCTAAGAAGCCTCATCACGCCGATCCTCCAAGTGTCACCCTTAG GGATGGTGTGGAAATCCCGAGAAGCGAGGACGAAGAGACGGCAGAGCCGGCATCGTCACCCGATGACGACAGCGCGTCCGTCTCCGCCTGCTCCACCACCGCTGACCGTGGTGCCTCCTGCTGTAAATCAGTCGCTCTTACT TTTACTTTAGTGTTGTTGGTGAGACATTTCTATGATGTGGTTGCTGTTGGCACTGCTGATTATCCATTTACACTTGCCACT gtgCTTATTTTAAGAGCCAGTGGAATTATTTTTCCTATGTACGTGATAATTCGAACGGTTACTGCTATTCAAAACAGTGTTCGTCGAAATCGGTATCAGTATCGATATCGGAATCACGAG GATtctgatgatgatgatgatgatatttCCAGctttgaagatgatgataGAAGACTGCATCATATTGTCTAA
- the LOC101220948 gene encoding uncharacterized protein LOC101220948 isoform X3: protein MWRSFHFKRPTTFRAVGFATKKNSKALSNLKPPVLVQVPLSLLIEIVFRDGAAKKAARFVKFVSRDGVEIPRSEDEETAEPASSPDDDSASVSACSTTADRGASCCKSVALTFTLVLLVRHFYDVVAVGTADYPFTLATVLILRASGIIFPMYVIIRTVTAIQNSVRRNRYQYRYRNHEDSDDDDDDISSFEDDDRRLHHIV from the exons ATGTGGAGGAGTTTCCATTTCAAACGTCCTACGACGTTTCGCGCTGTAGGATTTGCCACGAAGAAGAATTCGAAAGCCCTCTCCAACTTGAAGCCCCCTGTTCTTGTTCAGGTACCATtaag tTTGCTCATAGAGATTGTATTCAGAGATGGTGCAGCGAAAAAGGCAGCACGGTTTGTGAAATTTGTCTCCAG GGATGGTGTGGAAATCCCGAGAAGCGAGGACGAAGAGACGGCAGAGCCGGCATCGTCACCCGATGACGACAGCGCGTCCGTCTCCGCCTGCTCCACCACCGCTGACCGTGGTGCCTCCTGCTGTAAATCAGTCGCTCTTACT TTTACTTTAGTGTTGTTGGTGAGACATTTCTATGATGTGGTTGCTGTTGGCACTGCTGATTATCCATTTACACTTGCCACT gtgCTTATTTTAAGAGCCAGTGGAATTATTTTTCCTATGTACGTGATAATTCGAACGGTTACTGCTATTCAAAACAGTGTTCGTCGAAATCGGTATCAGTATCGATATCGGAATCACGAG GATtctgatgatgatgatgatgatatttCCAGctttgaagatgatgataGAAGACTGCATCATATTGTCTAA